Below is a genomic region from Rhinoraja longicauda isolate Sanriku21f chromosome 34, sRhiLon1.1, whole genome shotgun sequence.
GGTTTGTGCGGGTCTGTGCCCTTACAGTGTTGGGAGTGGCTGGTGCAAAGCTTTGTCCACAGGCTGTGTGGTCTGTACTGGGCTGTGATTTCACAGTGTAGTGCAGGGGGTGTTCCTGTCTATCTGTCCAGCAGAGGGGTTGGTGTTGGAAATCTGATGCCCCTCAGAGCAGTTTGGCATCCCTTGTCTTTATATTATTGTGCAGTGTGATGGTCACACAGTCTCCCTACAGTACAGTGCAGAGGAGTATTATTGTTTCctgttggtgcacgtgacaataataataaacttaaatctttttAGGTCACACAGTGAGTGCCAGTCATCTATCATCGTATAAATaccagtcataaagtcatagagctgtgcagcatggaaaccttGTCCATACCAACTAAGTTGGCATATTGTGCTGGTCCCTtttacctacatttggcccaaatccctctaaaactaACGACTTGCTCAGCTGCATGATGATGTGGCAACATTTGTACTTTATCCTTCCCAGTGAAGTAAAGCATGCCAAACACAGCCTACACCACGTTGTCCACCTGACTGACCATTTTCAGGGAGCCATACACCTGTACACGCAGATCTCTGTGTTCTGCAACACACTTCAGGGTCCAACCATTTACGTGCAAGTCATGTCCATTGTTTCATaggccaaaatgcaacatctcttaTTTGCCATCCGCCCttcctagtcccaccttcccaactgCTCTGGACCATGTTGCAAAGTTGTGGCTAAGGAAGGTGCGATCCCAAGACGGATACAATGGGAAAACTGTGGATCTAGTTAAATGACTAGAGGGTGATGGGggcaatgggggaggggaggagagtgttggtagaagtCATCTAAACACAGAGAATTCACTGTTCACACCCCTCCACAAGCTAAACatcagctgctgttcctccaatttccaagtGGAAAGGTAAATTGTTGCCGACACTGATTTGTCCCGGTCTTTTCAAACCTCCAACTTTCCACGCCCTCTCCACTGCCTCCTcaatttcccccacaccccctccccaatttCAGGCTCAAGGAGGGTCCCgagcaaaaacatcacctatcacttttctcttgagatgctggttactccagcactttgtgtccatctttcgtatgaatcagcatctgcagttccttatttcgacCAGTTCAACATGGGGATTGGCGGGAACGCTAAATTTAAATTGTATTGTTTATTGACGGTTGGAAATTGGCGGTTAAAAAAAACCGAGGGCGGAGCTGGAAGATGAGAGGCGTCCCTCTTTCTGCCTGTCACAATGATTCTGCCTTTTCTCCTCTGCATTTCCCCGGCAGGTCGGGGCGCTGTGTATAAAAGGAGACAGCAACAGCGAGATTGTCACTGAGCAGCGACTCGAGTGAAGCAGCATCATGTCTGGCCGAGGGAAAGGAGGCAAAGGTCTGGGCAAAGGCGGAGCAAAGCGGCACCGAAAAGTACTTCGCGATAACATCCAGGGCATCACCAAGCCAGCCATCCGCCGCCTGGCTCGGCGTGGCGGGGTCAAGCGGATCTCGGGTCTGATCTACGAGGAGACCCGCGGGGTGCTGAAGGTTTTCCTGGAGAATGTGATCAGGGACGCGGTCACCTACACCGAGCACGCCAAGCGCAAGACGGTCACtgccatggatgtggtgtacgctcTGAAACGCCAGGGCCGCACTCTCTACGGGTTCGGCGGATAAATAACTACCCCTTTATTCGAACACAAAACAAAGGCTCTTCTAAGAGCCGCCCACAGCCTCACAGAGAGAGCAGTGACCACCAGATTTGGTTAATTATAATTTGTTAACGTTTAACTGGGGCCGATGTGATTTTCAACTAATTATATTGAATTCTGCAGCAGTCAATGTGTTCCCGTAAATGAACATTTTGTGACATTGGTGTTCGGTTGTATTGTTGCGGAGTGGTGTCTCCGCCTGTTTAACACCGGTCCGGATTCGTTACAGTCTGGGCGGCATTCGGTCATGAAGAGAGGCGTTGCTCCATGGAGACAAAGATTCGTGTCGGCGAAATGTCCGctattcattcccttcacagatgctgtgacCGGTTAAGTTATTCCCAGTATTTGGGAGTCGTCACACAGATGGTGACGGTACGTAGGTTAAATTTTCCCTCTGCGGATTGACatagtcaattcagaaacaacggttctgaacttaaagaaaggtaactttgagggtatgagacgtgaattggccaaggtagactgccaattgattcttaaagggttgacggtggatatggaatggaaggcatttaaagaccggcaaaaaataaatcagggaaggtcgtgcatccgtggctaacaagggaaattatggatagtatcaaaacaaaagatgaagcatacaaattagcaagaaaaagcagcctactgggagaaattcagagtccagcagaggtggacaaagggcttaattaggaaagggaaaatagattatgaaagaaaactggcagggaacataataactgactgcaaaagcttttgtagatatgtgaagagaaaaagattaattaaaacaaatgtaggtcccttgcagtcagaaacgggtgaaatgatcatggggaacaaggacatggcagattaATTGAATAacaactttggttctgtcttcacgaaggaagacataaataatctgccggaaatagcaggggaccgggggtcaaatgagatgaaggaactgagtgaaattcaggttagtcgggaagtggtgttaggt
It encodes:
- the LOC144609498 gene encoding histone H4, yielding MSGRGKGGKGLGKGGAKRHRKVLRDNIQGITKPAIRRLARRGGVKRISGLIYEETRGVLKVFLENVIRDAVTYTEHAKRKTVTAMDVVYALKRQGRTLYGFGG